GCATTTATCGCTTGTTTGTCTCAAAACTTGATCCCAGTTCATATAGCCTTCATACCTATCTTGATCCCACCACTTCTTGCTCTTATGAACAAAATGGGCATAGATAGACGTGCGGTGGCTTGCGCTCTTACATTTGGACTTCAAGCACCTTATGTGAGCCTTAGCGTTGGCTTTGGTCTGCTTTTTCACAATATCCTTAAAAAAGAGCTAGCAAACAACGGCATAAACACAACCATATCAGATATCTCCTCAGTCATGTGGATAGGTGGAGCTTCGATGTTTGTAGGGCTCATTTTAGCCATACTTTTTTATAGTAAAAAAAGAATTTATAAAACTTCTAAATTTGAAAAAGCCGAGCTTGATGAGATCGAGCGCGCAAAAAGCCTTGAGATGACTAAAAAAGAGTGGGCGGTCTTAGCTGGTGCAGTTGTCGCCTTTGTCGTGCAAATTTACACTTCGCTTTTGCCACTTGGTGCGCTACTTGGACTTTTGGTTATGGTCGTTTTTGGCGGGATAGAATATAAAAAAGTAGATAAGATCATGGATAATGGCCTTGCTATGATGGGCTTTATCGCATTTATCATGCTTGTTGCTGCGGGATATGGCACCATTTTAAGAGAGAGTGGCGGTATAGACGAGCTTGTAAAATACGCCAGCTTGGTCTCTGGCGGCAAGATAGGTGGAGCGCTTTTGATGTTACTTATCGGACTTCTTGTGACGATGGGCATAGGCACTAGCTTTGGCACTATCCCTATCTTAGCCTCTATCTACGTGCCACTTTGCCTTAGCCTTGGCTTTGGCGTGCCAGCTATCATCTTGCTAGTTGGTATAGCAGCGGCTCTAGGCGATGCTGGAAGCCCAGCAAGCGACAGCACACTTGGGCCAACGAGCGGCCTAAACGCTGATGGTGAGCACAACCACATATATGATACTTGCGTGCCTACATTTATATTTTTTAACATCCCACTAATCATCGGTGGCATCGTAGGAGCCATGATACTTGGATAAATGTGTTAAAATCATTAAAAAATTTAAAGGAAAATGCGATGCAAACAAATATTGATTATGCAAAATACGAGACTATGACACGTAAAGCATTGTTTAATTCTCTTGAAAAAGAGGAGAAAAAACTAAATTCATTGCAAGATACTTTAAAAAAACAATCAGAACTAATCCTTTATCTTAAAAAAAAGATAAAAAGCAAACTGGATGAGCCAAAAGATTATGAACTTTTAAAGTCTCCAAGCATAAAAAAACTCGATATAGAATTTAAAAAACTCTCAAAAGTGGAACAGGAAGCACTAATAGCTGAAGTTAAAACTGAAATGGGTGTTTAGTGTATAAAATAGTCATTAAGCGCTCTGCCGACAAACAACTAGATAAAATTTCAAAAGGTGATCTAAGAGCAGCTCTAAAAATACGCACCTTTCTAAAAGAGCTTGAAAAAGTAGAAAATCCTTTTGCAACAAATAACGCAGAAAAGATGCAAGGCTATGATGACCGCTGGCGTTGGAGAGTTGGCATACATTACCGCATAATAGGGCTTAAGCAAGATGAAATTTTAACTATTGAGATAATAGAAATTTCATCACGAGAAAAAGCATATTAAAAAATACGATCATACAAAAATTTTCAAATTTTTCTCTTTTTGCCGATATAAATTTTGGAACATCTTTTGCTTTTGAAAGATTATAAAAATTTTAAAACGAGAAAAAGGATAAGCTCATGATGAGATCACTTTGGTCTGGTGTTTCAGGCCTACAAGCCCACCAGATAGCCATGGACGTAGAAGGCAACAATATCGCAAACGTCAATACCTATGGTTTTAAATACAACCGCGCAAATTTTGCTGATATACTAAGCCAAACTCCAAGAGTTGCTACAGCTCCACAAGGCCAGCTAGGCGGTCAAAACGCTATGCAAATAGGTTTAGGAACGACCATAAACTCAACTACAAGAATTTTCTCACAAGGCACACTAACAGCCACTGATAAGCAAACCGACCTTGCTCTTCAAGGAAATGGCTTCTTTGTCGTCTCTCCAGATGGCGGAACGACAAGATACTATACAAGAAACGGCGATTTCGTCCGTGATAAGGCTGGTAACTTCGTAAATAATAGCGGCTACATCGTTCAAGGCTGGACTAGAGATGATGAGACTGGCACTATCGACTCAACAGGCCCTATAAGCAACATCGTCATCAAAGAAGGTCTTACAACTCCAGCAAGAGCGACAACAGAGGTAAAGATAAAAGGCAACCTTGACTCAGGCAACAGCATCGGTCAAAGAAGCACACCTATTTACGCACTTGATTCAGTTGCTGGCGGACGTGATTTTAATAATGATGGAATTTTAAATGCAAACGAAGTTCATAATGAAAACGATACAAACAACGATGAATTTTATACAAACTCAAGAAACGAGCAAATTTTAACAGAGCGTGGTGTCGATCTTGGCGTTACATTTGACGAGCTTGGAAACGGTCTTGCTCTAAGAGATGGTCAAGGTATCTGGGTAAGCTACGCAAACGCTAAAACTGAGAAATTTTCAGTAGGTAGCGCTCTAGCACAAAACATCGGTCAGATCAACCCACCAGCTACACTTGATATAACACTAAATGGACAAAACATCAAAACTCAAGCTGGCACAATGACAAGCATTAGTGACGTTGCAGCTGCTATCAACGCTCAGTACAACAAAACTGGTGTTAGAGCTGAAATTTCAGAGGGTAACAAACTAACGCTTATAAACAGAAACAACTCAGGCACAACTGAAGAGACAAAAAACATCCAC
This genomic stretch from Campylobacter concisus harbors:
- a CDS encoding Na+/H+ antiporter NhaC family protein, translated to MLLFNPVVFSILVMTVLCLLRFNILLSILISALVAGVMYKHGFSGFESGLTSGIDSFFTALKETTQSLISGMQGNLETSLSYILLGALAAAIANTNLTAILINAMSKFLSSNKVIFTLTIAFIACLSQNLIPVHIAFIPILIPPLLALMNKMGIDRRAVACALTFGLQAPYVSLSVGFGLLFHNILKKELANNGINTTISDISSVMWIGGASMFVGLILAILFYSKKRIYKTSKFEKAELDEIERAKSLEMTKKEWAVLAGAVVAFVVQIYTSLLPLGALLGLLVMVVFGGIEYKKVDKIMDNGLAMMGFIAFIMLVAAGYGTILRESGGIDELVKYASLVSGGKIGGALLMLLIGLLVTMGIGTSFGTIPILASIYVPLCLSLGFGVPAIILLVGIAAALGDAGSPASDSTLGPTSGLNADGEHNHIYDTCVPTFIFFNIPLIIGGIVGAMILG
- a CDS encoding type II toxin-antitoxin system RelE family toxin, which produces MYKIVIKRSADKQLDKISKGDLRAALKIRTFLKELEKVENPFATNNAEKMQGYDDRWRWRVGIHYRIIGLKQDEILTIEIIEISSREKAY